Proteins from a genomic interval of Spea bombifrons isolate aSpeBom1 chromosome 4, aSpeBom1.2.pri, whole genome shotgun sequence:
- the LOC128492726 gene encoding deoxycytidine kinase 2-like encodes MATPPKRMCYSPILDSSFHKRSKKLSIEGNIAAGKSTFVRILEKASDEWEVVPEPIAKWCNVQNSEGEHEELSTSQKSGGNLLQMLYDKPSRWAYTFQTYACLSRVKAQLKPVSGKLREADHPVQFFERSVYSDRYVFASSLFESGSISETEWAIYQDWHTWLLNSFESEIELDGIIYLRATPEKCMGRLHVRGREEEQGIELEYLKSLHYKHEKWLYDRTMHVDFKPLSHIPVLVLDANEDFKNDKIRQESLMDKVKDFLISL; translated from the exons ATGGCTACGCCGCCTAAAAGAATGTGTTATAGTCCAATTCTTGATAGCAGCTTCCACAAACGGTCAAAGAAACTTTCAATCGAAGGAAATATTG CTGCAGGTAAATCAACTTTTGTTCGCATCTTGGAAAAGGCTAGCGACGAATGGGAAGTTGTTCCAGAGCCCATTGCGAAATGGTGTAATGTTCAAAACTCTGAAGGCGAACATGAG GAGCTGTCTACATCTCAAAAAAGTGGAGGAAATCTACTTCAGATGTTGTATGACAAACCCTCTAGATGGGCTTACACATTTCAAACATATGCTTGCCTTAGCAGAGTAAAGGCACAGCTTAAGCCTGTTTCTGGTAAATTACGTGAAGCTGATCACCCAGTGCAGTTTTTTGAAAGATCTGTGTACAGTGACAG ATATGTATTTGCTTCAAGCTTGTTTGAATCTGGAAGCATCAGTGAAACTGAATGGGCTATATATCAAGATTGGCACACTTGGCTACTCAATTCATTTGAAAGTGAAATAGAATTGGATGGTATAATCTACCTCAGAGCTACCCCAGAG AAATGCATGGGCAGATTGCATGTTCGTGGTAGAGAAGAGGAACAAGGAATTGAGTTGGAGTACTTGAAATCCTTACATTACAAACACGAGAAGTGGCTTTATGACAGAACTATGCA tGTTGATTTTAAGCCCCTTAGCCATATACCAGTTCTGGTTTTGGATGCAAACGAAgactttaaaaatgataaaataagacAAGAATCGCTTATGGACAAA GTCAAGGACTTCTTGATTTCGTTATAA